The genomic region ATGTGTTAATGAGGCcacaaacattttttaggacacttcATACCTAACACTCTTTGGGGTTTGGGTTGCACACCTGCTCTCTGGCTAAAAGCTACAGAGTATCCAGAGCAGCTTTAATTCTAATATATTGAGTAATCAAGACTTATGTGTGTTTTTGACCCAGGTTACTTGGAGTTAACAGAGTGGTGATCTATAACACCAGCTGTGGCCCAGACCTTGACCGTCTTCTGCAGAGTTACGCCCAGGAGGGGTTTCTGGAAGTAGTTCCTTGGCCCATCGACAAGCACATGAATCCGTCTCGTGGCTGGCATTTCCCAGAACATGGAGGTGATATCCACTACTTTGGCCAGCTAACCACACTGAACGAGTGCATTTACAGATCCATGGAGCGTTCACGCTACGTCCTGTTGAATGACATTGATGAGATTGTCATGCCATATAAACACGACAACCTGATGTCTCTGATGGACACGCTGCAACCACAGCATCCAGATGTAGGTAGTTGTCGGTGTGTAAAGGAGAGGGTTGCCACATACATTTTATGACCGGGGCAGCTCTGGCCCAGTGGGAACAGCAGTCACCTGTTGATTAAACAATTGGTTCAGTCCCGTTTTCCACACCACATGTATATGCATCCTTGGGTAAGACCCTGAATCCTATGTCTGTTTTGTAGGTTGGTGTTTTTCAGATTGAAAATCACATCTTTCCCAAAAATCACTATGAGCCAAGTGGAAAGTTTCATCTGCCTCAGTGGAGAGGAGTACCAGGAATTAATATTCTGGAGCACATTTACAGAGAAGACCCTGCAAGAAACATATACCATCCATACAAGATGATAGTTCAACCAAGGTAACCCAAGAAACACATTCCAATCACTTACTTATTGACTAATATGTTGCATCATACTTAATATCACTACTTCACTTATGTGCCACAAGCAAATTTTTAAATGgtaattttaagtattttttaaaattaagttTTAGTAGTTAGAACTCTGTAGCAGACATGTATACTTTATgtgcagtaaaacatttacctatATGGATTTCTCTAAACTTACTTCTGTGTGTCTGCATCACAGGATGGTGGAGCAGACTTCTGTCCATGAAGTTCTCAAGTATTTTGGACAAACCTACAGAGTCCCGTTAGAGGTGTGTCGTCTGATTCATGTTCGTGTGGCTCTGCGTGGATCATTGACTCTCGAGCAGCTCAATGTGGACAAACGACTGTGGGACTTCCAGGAGAAACTTATTTCTAATGTGGACAAGGTTCTGGGCAAGTTGGGGTTTTTGATGTCTGAGAATTGAAGCTGATGGACAAGAACTGGTGATGTTATAAGTTAAAGCTATTGATTGCCACAGACAAAAGAGGCTTTTGAATGTCTATTCTTGGTAATCACTGAGTGGGACATGACCATGTAACGCTGTACTTTCtaggtctgcagctgtgtactaaTGTGGAATTCAAAGAGGGGGAGGTGGGGTTTGAAACCCAGCTCCATGGACTCCTATACTACTTCTATTCCCTCTG from Nothobranchius furzeri strain GRZ-AD chromosome 18, NfurGRZ-RIMD1, whole genome shotgun sequence harbors:
- the LOC107373780 gene encoding beta-1,4-galactosyltransferase galt-1 — translated: MANYIKGTLLIIIISMCVLVLFNFRSRSTNRFIPTPRRPQPNCTSLVTEQAITPLKNTKHLLVSAFMDHRLNGFDIRIIGMFHRNSIQPLHCLYCCSGHLSGTTSANTLQHTDHFGFPFGATDVMCQTPENCEASHVTLLTQPTTVDVSDLSWIPIKNKKTSAKEDKMLNFTVCISNLFGDYNNVLQFAQTLEMYRLLGVNRVVIYNTSCGPDLDRLLQSYAQEGFLEVVPWPIDKHMNPSRGWHFPEHGGDIHYFGQLTTLNECIYRSMERSRYVLLNDIDEIVMPYKHDNLMSLMDTLQPQHPDVGVFQIENHIFPKNHYEPSGKFHLPQWRGVPGINILEHIYREDPARNIYHPYKMIVQPRMVEQTSVHEVLKYFGQTYRVPLEVCRLIHVRVALRGSLTLEQLNVDKRLWDFQEKLISNVDKVLGKLGFLMSEN